One region of Gossypium raimondii isolate GPD5lz chromosome 6, ASM2569854v1, whole genome shotgun sequence genomic DNA includes:
- the LOC128041849 gene encoding uncharacterized protein LOC128041849 yields MNIVKGVADLIRRSSSGHTGESPGSQGERLSPPTPRIRFSEVDDEAVLSSLWERYENTADKEEKKRLFHVFLKQFLIVFKNWEPVNYGQLPEAAPTAIQPGENSTGGNDIVGCFAGHPSEIILTLTEEIMQLTTLVSELNTSAGRTTTDLPAATISFIITSEGLPVLYALKIIARSLHNCRVFGYYDGIQKLTALMKGAVIQLKTMTGSLSVDENISNFLTEKIGFLQRLLVYVVSIMCSLIDLDSYIYEKAQMYNITEGSYEIGASSSINSSNSLKGSLSETRLHWHQKAIVSVMEAGGLNWLVELMRVMRRLSMKEQWTDMPLQCLTLRTLCVALSNNSRGQNHFKSIGGLEVLLDGLALPPINMLLLKSDSNADGPRYFVKLFRVFTCVLIFY; encoded by the exons CGAAGTAGATGATGAGGCAGTTTTGAGTTCACTGTGGGAGAGATACGAGAATACTGCTGATAAG gaggaaaagaaaaggttgttTCATGTTTTCCTCAAGCAGTTTCTGATAGTATTCAAGAATTGGGAGCCTGTTAATTATGGCCAGTTGCCAGAGGCTGCCCCAACGGCTATTCAACCTGGAGAGAATTCTACAGGTGGTAATGATATTGTTGGTTGTTTTGCTGGGCATCCTTCTGAGATAATTTTGACTTTGACTGAAGAGATTATGCAATTAACCACTTTGGTCTCTGAGT TAAATACTAGTGCGGGACGAACAACAACAGACCTTCCTGCTGCAACCATAAGCTTCATAATCACTTCCGAAGGGTTACCTGTTTTGtatgctttaaaaattattgCTCGTTCACTGCATAATTGCAGAGTTTTTGGCTACTATGATGGAATCCAGAAACTTACAGCACTAATGAAAG GGGCAGTTATCCAACTCAAAACAATGACTGGTTCACTTTCTGTCGATGAGaatatttctaattttcttaCAGAGAAAATAGGGTTCTTACAGCGACTACTTGTATATGTGGTGTCAATCATGTGTAGCTTAATTGATTtagattcatatatatatgagaaagcTCAGATGTACAATATTACTGAAGGTTCTTATGAAATTGGTGCTTCATCTTCAATTAACTCTTCTAATAGTTTAAAGGGTTCTCTTTCTGAAACAAGGCTACACTGGCATCAGAAGGCTATTGTCTCAGTGATGGAAGCCGGTGGCCTTAATTGGTTAGTAG AGTTGATGCGTGTCATGAGAAGGTTGAGCATGAAAGAACAGTGGACAGATATGCCACTGCAGTGCTTGACTTTGAGAACCCTTTGTGTTGCGCTTTCTAATAATTCTCGTGgtcaaaatcatttcaaaagCATTGGAGGGCTTGAAGTTCTATTGGATGGACTTGCACTTCCACCAATTAATATGCTACTTTTAAAGAGTGACTCAAATGCTGATGGGCCAAGGTACTTTGTGAAACTATTCAGGGttttcacttgtgtcttgatatTCTATTGA